Proteins encoded within one genomic window of Bacillus sp. F19:
- a CDS encoding AI-2E family transporter has translation MKERYIKWLMRIGIFLLCLLSVYLFLKLRVLWDPFFIIIKAILLPFLIAGFITYLLHPVIEKLHSTGVPRTLSILIIYTLFFGGIGYGFYKGIPVMIEQLKDLSESFPVFEKKYQGWLSTIHNQTDRFPEEVHARIESAFQNIEAWFSYWIDRILNSIGRVFDYVLIIALIPFLVFYMLKDHEQIKKAAWYLTPKRWRPEAVIFVRDVDQSLGNYIRGQLLVCFIIGFLAFISLWFFDIKYPLVIGILIGVTNVIPYFGPIIGAVPAVIIAASMSLDTVLIVIIIIFSLQFIEGNILGPLIVGRSLHMHPIVIMLALLAGGEIAGIIGMILAVPVLAVLKVTLMHLVQLRRQH, from the coding sequence TTGAAGGAACGCTATATTAAATGGCTGATGAGAATCGGTATTTTTCTTTTATGTTTGCTTTCTGTTTATCTATTTTTGAAGCTCCGTGTCCTTTGGGATCCTTTTTTTATTATCATCAAAGCTATCCTTCTTCCATTTTTGATCGCCGGGTTTATTACCTATTTGCTGCATCCGGTTATTGAGAAACTGCATTCCACTGGAGTTCCGCGCACACTCTCGATCTTAATTATCTACACTCTTTTCTTTGGCGGGATCGGTTATGGCTTTTACAAGGGGATACCAGTTATGATTGAACAGCTTAAGGATCTTTCTGAAAGCTTTCCGGTATTTGAGAAAAAATATCAGGGATGGCTGTCCACGATCCATAATCAGACTGACCGGTTTCCTGAAGAGGTTCACGCTAGAATTGAATCTGCTTTTCAAAATATAGAAGCCTGGTTTTCCTATTGGATTGACAGAATCTTAAATAGCATAGGAAGGGTTTTCGATTATGTATTAATTATCGCTCTCATTCCTTTTCTGGTATTCTATATGCTGAAAGATCATGAGCAAATTAAAAAAGCAGCCTGGTATTTAACTCCCAAGCGATGGAGACCTGAGGCAGTCATTTTTGTCCGGGATGTTGATCAGTCATTGGGAAATTACATAAGAGGGCAGCTTCTTGTTTGTTTCATAATTGGTTTTCTGGCATTTATATCACTTTGGTTTTTCGATATTAAATATCCTTTAGTCATTGGCATTTTAATTGGAGTAACGAATGTCATTCCATACTTCGGACCGATTATTGGAGCCGTTCCGGCAGTCATTATTGCAGCATCCATGTCTCTTGATACTGTCCTGATTGTGATCATCATTATCTTTTCCCTGCAATTTATCGAGGGGAATATCCTTGGTCCTTTAATCGTTGGAAGAAGTCTTCACATGCATCCCATTGTCATTATGCTGGCCCTTCTGGCAGGAGGAGAAATTGCAGGGATTATCGGGATGATTTTAGCGGTTCCTGTATTAGCTGTTTTAAAAGTGACTTTGATGCATCTCGTACAATTGAGAAGACAGCATTGA
- a CDS encoding PRC-barrel domain-containing protein produces MFGKGEFLLRTFTELRGMPAVDVEDGSIAGFVSDVCFDANGSFIGLLLNEKGLFRKGRIVPAETICTIGKDGIMVNGRSSLKSMSEFREAYFLQSHRRIQYKAVYSTEGEKLGLLADVYFSEQVGTIVAYELTDGFFADMTEGKRKLDPPGSLTISKDAIVMDFIH; encoded by the coding sequence ATGTTCGGAAAGGGGGAGTTTCTCCTGCGGACATTTACAGAGCTCAGAGGAATGCCGGCAGTTGATGTTGAAGATGGATCAATCGCTGGTTTTGTATCTGATGTTTGTTTTGATGCAAATGGCTCTTTTATAGGGCTGTTATTAAATGAAAAAGGGTTATTCAGAAAAGGGCGCATCGTTCCGGCAGAGACGATTTGTACGATAGGCAAGGACGGGATTATGGTTAACGGCAGAAGCAGTCTGAAATCGATGTCTGAATTTAGAGAGGCTTATTTCCTGCAATCACACCGGAGGATCCAGTACAAAGCGGTCTATTCTACGGAAGGAGAGAAGCTTGGGCTTCTAGCTGATGTATACTTTTCTGAACAAGTGGGCACCATTGTAGCATATGAACTGACGGACGGATTCTTTGCAGATATGACGGAGGGAAAACGAAAGCTTGACCCTCCTGGGTCTTTAACCATTAGCAAAGATGCAATCGTCATGGATTTTATTCATTAG
- a CDS encoding ATP-dependent RecD-like DNA helicase, which yields MQQKADLFQEQERFLKGKIITVIYQNDQNHYTVLKTEVLETSENYDQKEITVTGYFPLLHEDETYTFFGMLTHHPKFGQQFQAEHYRKEIPKTRDGVIQYLSSDLFKGIGRKTAEAIVDVLGEGAISKMMEDPSVLDKVPKLGKDKAKQLLDQLKEHQGLEQAMIILNQLGFGPQLSMKIYQSYQERTIQVIQENPFQLVKDIEGIGFVRADELGGQMGLGGNHPERIKAACFYTIEHLCLQEGHTYVSLEQLIIKSMELLNSSKSSGIIETDISEQVIKLAEDKGIIIEEDRAYLPSLFFAEQGLVKSIQRVLLQTEYDSIFPESEFLLSLGKLEERMKVQYAPTQKEAIQTALMSPMLLLTGGPGTGKTTVIKGIVELYADLHGCSLEQKDYKKEEPFPISLVAPTGRAAKRMTEATGLPAVTIHRLLKWNGAEGFDHGEDNPIGAKLLIVDEMSMVDTWIANQLFKALPEHIQVIMVGDEDQLPSVGPGQVLRDLLESQAVPVVRLTDIYRQAEGSSIIELAHDIKKGRLPDNLTAPTKDRSFIRCSGAQVKEVVEKVISNAIKKGYTARDVQVLAPMYRGPAGIDQLNILLQQLFNPKAENKREMKFGETVYRSGDKVLQLVNQPESNVYNGDIGEIVSIFYAKENTEKEDMIVISFDGNEVTYTKSDFNQFTHAFCCSIHKSQGSEFPIVVVPVVKSYYRMLRRNLIYTAITRSKQFLILCGEQDALLRGIENRDHLSRQTSLKMKLSEKQPIIEELKEELPFDLADAMIGMEGITPYDFMEDNKI from the coding sequence GTGCAGCAAAAGGCGGACCTGTTTCAAGAGCAGGAACGGTTTTTAAAAGGAAAGATCATCACGGTTATTTATCAGAATGACCAAAACCATTATACCGTTTTAAAGACGGAGGTTCTTGAAACGAGCGAAAATTATGATCAAAAAGAAATAACCGTGACAGGCTATTTTCCTCTTCTGCATGAAGATGAGACATATACCTTTTTTGGGATGCTGACACACCATCCGAAATTTGGCCAGCAATTTCAGGCTGAACATTACCGGAAAGAAATTCCAAAAACGCGCGACGGTGTCATTCAATACCTTTCAAGCGATCTGTTTAAAGGGATTGGCAGAAAAACAGCTGAAGCCATAGTGGATGTTCTAGGTGAAGGCGCGATTTCTAAAATGATGGAAGATCCTTCCGTGCTTGACAAAGTGCCGAAACTCGGCAAAGACAAAGCAAAACAGCTGCTTGATCAGCTGAAGGAGCATCAGGGTCTAGAGCAGGCAATGATTATTTTAAATCAGCTTGGGTTTGGCCCTCAGCTTTCCATGAAAATTTACCAGTCCTATCAGGAAAGAACGATCCAAGTGATTCAGGAAAATCCTTTTCAGCTAGTTAAAGATATCGAGGGAATTGGCTTCGTGCGCGCTGATGAGCTTGGAGGACAAATGGGCCTCGGCGGAAATCATCCTGAGAGGATTAAAGCGGCTTGCTTTTATACAATTGAACATCTTTGCCTTCAAGAGGGCCATACATATGTTTCACTGGAGCAGTTAATTATAAAATCAATGGAATTGCTGAATTCTTCGAAGAGTTCAGGAATCATTGAAACGGATATTTCGGAGCAAGTAATCAAACTTGCAGAAGATAAAGGGATTATTATTGAAGAAGACAGAGCTTATCTGCCGTCCCTCTTTTTTGCTGAACAGGGGCTTGTGAAAAGTATCCAGCGTGTCCTTTTGCAGACAGAATATGACAGCATTTTTCCTGAATCAGAGTTTTTGCTTTCACTCGGAAAACTGGAAGAGAGAATGAAAGTGCAGTACGCGCCGACTCAAAAAGAAGCCATACAAACGGCTCTGATGTCCCCTATGCTTCTGCTGACGGGAGGACCTGGTACAGGCAAGACAACCGTTATTAAAGGGATCGTAGAGCTTTACGCAGATTTGCATGGCTGTTCGCTTGAGCAAAAAGACTATAAAAAAGAAGAGCCTTTTCCAATCTCATTAGTTGCTCCGACAGGACGGGCAGCAAAAAGAATGACAGAAGCAACTGGCCTTCCGGCTGTAACGATTCATCGGCTGTTAAAGTGGAATGGTGCAGAAGGATTTGACCACGGGGAAGATAACCCGATCGGTGCAAAACTGCTGATTGTTGATGAAATGTCGATGGTGGACACTTGGATTGCAAATCAGCTGTTTAAAGCTCTGCCTGAACATATTCAGGTCATAATGGTTGGAGATGAAGATCAGCTGCCCTCTGTAGGACCCGGTCAAGTGCTGCGTGATTTGCTTGAATCTCAGGCAGTTCCCGTCGTAAGACTGACGGATATTTATAGACAGGCAGAGGGTTCATCCATAATAGAGCTTGCACATGATATTAAAAAAGGAAGGCTGCCGGATAATCTGACTGCACCTACTAAAGACAGATCCTTTATTCGTTGCAGCGGTGCACAGGTAAAGGAAGTGGTCGAGAAAGTGATATCAAACGCCATCAAAAAAGGGTATACAGCCCGAGATGTTCAAGTGCTTGCTCCGATGTACCGCGGGCCTGCGGGCATAGATCAGCTTAATATTTTGCTGCAGCAGCTGTTTAATCCTAAAGCTGAAAACAAAAGGGAAATGAAATTCGGCGAGACTGTATACAGATCTGGGGATAAAGTCCTTCAGCTCGTTAATCAGCCTGAGAGCAATGTTTATAACGGCGACATCGGCGAGATTGTGTCCATTTTTTATGCAAAGGAAAACACTGAAAAAGAAGATATGATTGTCATCTCTTTTGATGGCAATGAGGTCACATATACAAAATCAGATTTCAATCAATTTACGCATGCCTTTTGCTGTTCGATCCACAAATCCCAGGGCAGCGAATTCCCGATTGTTGTTGTGCCTGTTGTCAAAAGCTATTACAGAATGCTTAGAAGGAACTTAATTTATACGGCCATTACAAGAAGCAAGCAGTTTTTAATCCTTTGCGGAGAACAAGATGCCCTTTTGCGGGGAATTGAAAACAGAGATCATTTAAGCCGTCAGACCTCTTTAAAAATGAAGCTTTCAGAAAAACAGCCTATTATTGAAGAGCTTAAAGAGGAGCTTCCTTTTGACCTTGCTGATGCCATGATCGGAATGGAAGGCATTACCCCGTATGACTTTATGGAAGACAACAAAATCTAA
- a CDS encoding tetratricopeptide repeat protein codes for MSDKSTLGIEAMQKGDFEKAAGYFSEAIEENPKDAVCYVNFGNLLAAVGELEKAISFFEKAIELNANTTTAYYGAGNVYYNSEQFQASQKMFLKAIQKGMGQSDVFFMLGMSYVQMEQPLPALPYLQRAVELNEEDTEARFQYGLCLAQQESLNEAIRQFQIVVEQDPNHADAYYNLGVGYAFKEDAKKAMDMLDQALSIQPDHDMAANLKQLMQTL; via the coding sequence ATGAGTGATAAAAGTACATTAGGAATAGAAGCGATGCAAAAAGGCGATTTTGAAAAAGCAGCAGGATATTTTTCAGAGGCTATTGAAGAAAACCCCAAGGATGCTGTTTGTTATGTGAATTTCGGAAATTTGTTGGCAGCAGTGGGAGAACTTGAAAAAGCGATTTCTTTTTTTGAGAAGGCTATTGAATTAAATGCAAACACGACAACTGCCTACTATGGTGCAGGCAATGTTTATTACAACAGCGAGCAGTTTCAAGCGTCGCAAAAAATGTTTTTAAAAGCGATTCAAAAAGGGATGGGTCAATCGGATGTCTTTTTCATGCTCGGAATGAGCTATGTGCAAATGGAACAGCCGCTGCCTGCCCTTCCATATCTGCAAAGAGCAGTGGAATTAAATGAAGAGGACACGGAAGCGCGCTTTCAATACGGATTATGTTTAGCCCAGCAGGAATCACTGAATGAAGCCATTCGTCAATTTCAGATTGTAGTGGAGCAGGACCCTAATCATGCGGACGCATACTATAATTTAGGTGTAGGCTACGCATTTAAAGAGGATGCAAAAAAAGCCATGGACATGCTGGATCAAGCTTTGAGCATACAGCCGGATCATGATATGGCTGCTAATTTGAAGCAGCTTATGCAAACACTGTAA
- the mnmA gene encoding tRNA 2-thiouridine(34) synthase MnmA → MQKKAPKDTRVVVGMSGGVDSSVAALLLKQQGYDVIGIFMKNWDDTDENGVCTATEDYDDVIQVCNQIGIPYYAVNFEKQYWDKVFTYFLDEYKAGRTPNPDVMCNKEIKFKAFLEHAISLGADYLATGHYAQVEYRDGEYKMLRGADENKDQTYFLNQLTQEQLSKVMFPIGNIPKSKVRELAKEANLSTAAKKDSTGICFIGERNFKEFLSGYLPAQPGLMQTLSGEVKGKHDGLMYYTIGQRHGLGIGGSGDPWFVVGKDLEKNVLYVDQGFDNELLYSDSITATNISWVSDKLPEGEVVCTAKFRYRQEDHAVTVKMMDEKTAQVIFDKPIRAITPGQAVVFYKDDECLGGGTIDEVFKKNDKIWYVG, encoded by the coding sequence ATGCAAAAAAAAGCACCTAAAGACACACGCGTTGTTGTTGGAATGTCAGGAGGGGTAGATTCTTCTGTTGCGGCACTTCTTTTAAAACAGCAGGGCTATGATGTGATCGGCATCTTTATGAAAAACTGGGATGATACGGATGAGAACGGAGTCTGTACGGCTACTGAAGACTATGATGATGTGATTCAGGTCTGCAATCAAATCGGAATCCCCTATTATGCAGTAAACTTTGAAAAACAATATTGGGACAAAGTGTTCACTTATTTTTTAGATGAATATAAAGCAGGGAGAACCCCGAATCCTGATGTGATGTGCAATAAAGAAATTAAGTTTAAAGCATTTTTAGAGCATGCAATATCTCTTGGCGCAGATTACCTCGCTACAGGGCACTATGCACAAGTTGAGTACCGCGACGGGGAATACAAAATGCTCAGAGGCGCTGATGAAAATAAAGATCAAACTTATTTCCTCAATCAGCTGACCCAAGAGCAATTATCAAAAGTCATGTTCCCAATTGGAAATATTCCGAAGTCAAAAGTACGCGAGCTTGCAAAAGAAGCAAATCTTTCGACCGCAGCGAAAAAAGACAGTACGGGCATATGCTTTATCGGAGAGCGGAATTTTAAAGAATTTTTAAGCGGCTACCTACCTGCACAGCCTGGTTTAATGCAGACTCTATCAGGAGAAGTAAAAGGCAAGCACGATGGCCTGATGTATTACACCATCGGACAGCGTCATGGACTGGGCATTGGCGGAAGCGGCGATCCTTGGTTTGTGGTAGGGAAGGACCTTGAAAAGAATGTGTTATACGTGGATCAGGGCTTTGACAATGAGCTGCTCTATTCGGATTCGATTACAGCTACAAACATCAGCTGGGTTTCAGACAAACTGCCAGAAGGAGAAGTTGTCTGCACAGCAAAATTCAGGTATCGTCAGGAAGATCATGCTGTCACAGTGAAAATGATGGATGAAAAAACTGCACAAGTGATTTTTGACAAACCGATCCGTGCGATCACACCTGGACAGGCTGTTGTTTTCTACAAGGATGACGAATGTCTGGGCGGCGGAACCATTGATGAAGTATTTAAAAAAAATGATAAAATCTGGTATGTTGGTTAA
- a CDS encoding cysteine desulfurase, producing the protein MERIYLDHAATSPMHPEVINQMLPHMQDVFGNPSSIHSFGRESRRLLDEARAVISRSLHAKPKEIIFTSGGTEADNLAIIGSALANQHKGRHIITSQIEHHAVLNTCKHLEKQGFQVTYLPVDQNGAVSIEDLKRELTSETILVTIMYGNNETGSIQPIEEISKALKDHQAFFHTDAVQAFGILDLNVKESYIDLLSASGHKINGPKGTGFLYVKEGISLKQHSHGGEQELKRRAGTENVPGIAGLKSAVQLALETREQKTVLYKEFKDKIIDILKTEDVPFEINGEVESSLPHVLNLYFPGTNVESILVNMDIAGIAVSSGSACTAGSIEPSHVLTAMYGKDAERTKASIRFSFGLGNTMEQVEKAALETARIVKRLTA; encoded by the coding sequence ATGGAGCGAATTTATTTGGACCATGCCGCTACATCCCCCATGCATCCGGAAGTGATTAACCAAATGCTTCCTCATATGCAGGATGTATTCGGAAATCCCTCAAGCATTCATTCATTCGGAAGAGAAAGCAGAAGACTGCTGGATGAGGCGAGAGCGGTTATTTCCCGAAGTCTTCATGCAAAACCGAAGGAAATTATTTTTACGAGCGGAGGAACAGAGGCTGATAATTTAGCCATAATCGGCTCTGCTCTTGCAAATCAGCATAAAGGCAGGCATATCATTACGTCGCAGATTGAGCATCATGCTGTTTTAAATACATGCAAGCATTTGGAGAAACAGGGATTTCAGGTCACCTATTTACCGGTTGATCAAAATGGAGCTGTTTCAATTGAAGATCTGAAAAGAGAATTGACGTCTGAAACAATATTGGTCACGATCATGTATGGGAACAATGAAACTGGTTCGATTCAGCCGATTGAGGAGATCAGCAAGGCTCTGAAGGATCATCAGGCTTTTTTCCATACAGATGCTGTACAGGCATTCGGAATACTTGATTTGAATGTTAAAGAGAGCTATATAGATTTGCTCTCTGCTTCTGGCCATAAGATTAATGGACCAAAAGGGACAGGTTTTCTATATGTTAAAGAAGGAATCTCACTTAAACAGCATTCTCACGGCGGAGAACAAGAGCTGAAACGGCGTGCAGGAACGGAAAATGTACCCGGCATTGCCGGGCTGAAATCCGCGGTTCAGCTTGCGCTTGAAACAAGAGAACAAAAAACTGTACTTTACAAAGAGTTTAAAGATAAAATAATTGATATTTTAAAGACTGAAGATGTTCCATTTGAAATTAATGGAGAGGTGGAAAGCAGCCTTCCGCATGTTCTGAATCTTTATTTTCCCGGTACAAATGTGGAGTCGATCCTTGTGAACATGGATATAGCAGGGATTGCTGTATCGAGCGGATCAGCATGCACGGCAGGTTCAATTGAGCCTTCACATGTTCTGACTGCCATGTACGGGAAGGATGCTGAACGTACAAAAGCTTCTATCCGCTTTAGTTTTGGTCTTGGAAATACAATGGAGCAAGTTGAGAAGGCGGCTTTGGAAACCGCACGAATTGTAAAACGTTTAACAGCTTAG
- a CDS encoding Rrf2 family transcriptional regulator, whose translation MKISTKGRYGLTIMIELAKKHGEGPTSLKSIAQTHDLSEHYLEQLIAPLRNAGLVKSIRGAYGGYVLGNEPDAITAGDIIRVLEGPISPVEVLEDEEPAKRHLWIRIRDAVKDVLDNTTLEDLANYTDGEQESYMFYI comes from the coding sequence ATGAAAATTTCAACTAAAGGCCGTTATGGTCTTACAATTATGATAGAGCTTGCAAAGAAACACGGGGAAGGGCCAACCTCCTTAAAAAGCATCGCTCAGACGCATGATTTATCTGAACACTATTTAGAGCAATTAATTGCACCGCTCCGTAATGCCGGTTTAGTCAAGAGTATTCGCGGAGCATACGGAGGATATGTTCTCGGAAATGAACCTGATGCCATTACTGCAGGTGATATTATCAGAGTTCTTGAAGGACCGATCAGCCCTGTAGAAGTACTGGAAGATGAAGAGCCTGCTAAGCGCCATTTATGGATTCGCATACGCGATGCAGTGAAAGATGTACTGGATAATACAACTCTTGAAGATTTAGCAAACTACACAGATGGCGAGCAGGAATCTTATATGTTTTATATTTAA
- a CDS encoding YitT family protein — protein sequence MMGAFRSKKNQELSIRWSIYFIGLLIMSLGIVLTIKAELGTSPWDVLHIGLYYQLGLTIGSWAIIVGGTILLLSSIFTRKLAQAGAFVNMLTVGLFIDLYLLLPFIQTPSGYAGKALMLLLGIIVMGYGIGLYISAGCGAGPRDTLMLALVEKTGIKVSRIRGAIELIVLFFGWILGGPVFIGTIVCTLSIGYVIGFTLPQCQKTTNALLEKTVRKEPRVHQVS from the coding sequence ATGATGGGCGCTTTCCGCAGTAAAAAGAATCAAGAGCTGAGTATTAGGTGGAGCATTTATTTCATAGGCCTGCTCATCATGTCTTTAGGCATTGTCCTTACAATAAAAGCAGAACTTGGCACATCTCCGTGGGATGTGCTTCATATAGGTTTATATTACCAGCTTGGTTTAACGATTGGATCTTGGGCAATTATTGTAGGAGGAACCATTCTTCTATTGTCATCAATCTTCACAAGAAAGCTGGCTCAGGCAGGTGCGTTTGTCAATATGCTGACTGTAGGTTTGTTTATAGATTTATACTTGCTTTTGCCTTTTATACAGACCCCATCCGGCTATGCCGGTAAAGCACTGATGCTTTTGCTTGGAATTATTGTGATGGGATATGGAATTGGCTTGTATATTTCTGCAGGATGCGGTGCTGGTCCTCGTGATACTTTAATGCTTGCTTTGGTTGAAAAGACCGGCATAAAGGTGTCAAGGATACGCGGAGCCATTGAATTGATTGTTCTTTTTTTCGGCTGGATCCTTGGCGGACCGGTCTTTATCGGAACAATCGTCTGCACACTATCTATTGGGTACGTCATTGGATTTACCCTTCCGCAATGTCAGAAGACAACGAATGCACTGCTTGAAAAGACAGTTAGAAAAGAACCGCGTGTTCACCAAGTTAGCTAG
- a CDS encoding replication-associated recombination protein A — MKPLAFRMRPENIDEIIGQEHLVGKGKMIERMVKAKHLSSMILYGPPGIGKTSIATAIAGSTNTAFRKLNAVVNNKKDMEIVAEEAKMSGKVILILDEVHRLDKAKQDFLLPYLEDGKIILIGATTSNPYHAINPAIRSRCQIFELKPLEAADIKTALERALKDEKKGLGKYRAVISEEALMHFASSCAGDVRSALNALELAVISTDPDENGKIHVSLDTAEECLQKKSFVHDKDGDAHYDVLSAFQKSIRGSDVNAALHYLGRLIEAGDLISINRRLLVIAYEDIGLASPQAGARTLAAIEATERLGLPEARIPLANAVIELCLSPKSNSAYKALDAAIADIRSGKSGEIPAHLKDAHYKGAEKLGRGIDYQYPHDFENGWVKQQYLPNSLKKKKYYDPKQTGKFELSLSQIYEKLMKQQ; from the coding sequence ATGAAACCTCTGGCATTTCGAATGAGACCAGAAAACATTGATGAAATCATCGGGCAGGAACATTTAGTCGGCAAAGGAAAAATGATTGAGCGGATGGTAAAAGCAAAACATTTGAGCTCAATGATTTTGTACGGCCCTCCCGGAATTGGAAAAACATCCATCGCAACAGCAATTGCAGGAAGCACAAATACAGCTTTCCGAAAGCTTAATGCGGTTGTGAATAATAAAAAAGATATGGAGATTGTTGCAGAAGAAGCGAAAATGTCCGGCAAGGTCATTTTAATTCTTGATGAGGTCCATCGTCTTGATAAAGCAAAACAGGATTTTCTTCTTCCTTATTTGGAGGACGGAAAAATTATTTTAATTGGAGCAACAACAAGCAACCCCTATCATGCGATCAATCCTGCTATCAGAAGCAGATGCCAGATTTTTGAATTAAAGCCACTTGAAGCTGCTGATATAAAAACAGCACTTGAAAGAGCTTTAAAGGATGAAAAGAAAGGACTTGGCAAATACCGAGCCGTTATTTCCGAGGAAGCTCTCATGCATTTTGCTTCAAGCTGTGCAGGTGACGTCAGGTCTGCTCTGAATGCCCTGGAGCTTGCGGTCATCTCAACAGATCCCGATGAAAATGGCAAAATACACGTATCACTTGATACAGCAGAAGAATGTCTGCAAAAAAAGAGCTTTGTCCATGATAAAGACGGGGATGCTCACTATGACGTCCTTTCTGCGTTTCAAAAATCAATCCGCGGTTCTGACGTGAATGCAGCTCTTCATTATCTTGGCAGACTGATAGAAGCTGGGGATCTAATAAGCATCAACCGCAGGCTGTTAGTCATCGCATATGAAGACATTGGTCTTGCAAGTCCCCAGGCTGGAGCAAGAACATTGGCCGCCATTGAAGCGACCGAAAGACTCGGATTGCCGGAAGCGCGAATCCCGCTTGCAAATGCAGTCATTGAGCTTTGCTTATCACCAAAATCCAATAGCGCGTACAAAGCACTGGATGCCGCGATAGCAGATATTCGTTCCGGGAAAAGCGGTGAAATTCCGGCTCACCTGAAAGATGCCCATTACAAGGGAGCAGAAAAGCTTGGGAGAGGCATTGACTATCAATATCCCCATGACTTCGAGAATGGCTGGGTAAAGCAGCAATATTTACCGAATTCACTTAAAAAGAAAAAGTACTATGACCCTAAACAAACAGGGAAATTCGAACTTTCCCTTTCACAAATTTATGAAAAGCTGATGAAGCAGCAATAA
- a CDS encoding tRNA threonylcarbamoyladenosine dehydratase yields the protein MLNQFSRNELAIGKEGIEILKNSTVAVLGIGGVGSFSAEALARSGVGRILLVDKDDVDITNVNRQIHALVSTVGKPKADLMRDRIKEINPECDCIALKMFYTEETYEEFFSYGLDYVIDASDTISYKIHLMKECLNRGIPIISSMGAANKTDPTRFQIADISKTHTDPIAKVVRTRLRKEGIRKGIQVVFSDESPIVIREDVRLKVGNDAAQIRKAKMPPSSNAWVPSVAGLIMGGHAIMELLKDIKITRVND from the coding sequence TTGCTGAATCAATTTTCCCGCAATGAACTTGCGATAGGCAAAGAAGGCATTGAAATTTTGAAAAACAGCACAGTCGCAGTCCTTGGAATTGGAGGAGTAGGTTCTTTCTCTGCGGAAGCGCTTGCTCGTTCTGGTGTAGGACGGATTTTGCTTGTAGATAAAGATGATGTGGATATCACAAATGTAAACCGCCAAATTCATGCACTCGTATCAACAGTAGGCAAGCCAAAAGCTGATTTGATGAGAGACCGCATTAAAGAAATTAACCCGGAATGCGATTGTATTGCACTGAAAATGTTTTACACGGAAGAAACATATGAGGAATTTTTCAGCTATGGCCTTGATTATGTTATTGACGCATCTGATACGATCTCATATAAAATTCATCTAATGAAAGAATGCTTAAATAGGGGCATTCCGATTATTTCAAGCATGGGTGCAGCGAATAAGACAGATCCGACAAGATTTCAAATTGCAGATATTTCCAAAACACATACAGATCCGATTGCCAAAGTGGTCAGAACCCGACTTCGCAAAGAAGGAATCAGAAAAGGTATTCAGGTTGTTTTCTCTGATGAAAGCCCGATTGTCATTCGCGAAGATGTACGTCTGAAGGTAGGCAATGATGCAGCGCAGATCCGCAAAGCGAAAATGCCGCCATCATCTAATGCGTGGGTACCTTCTGTAGCAGGTTTAATCATGGGCGGACATGCTATTATGGAGCTTTTAAAAGATATTAAAATTACACGTGTAAACGACTGA